A window of Malania oleifera isolate guangnan ecotype guangnan chromosome 5, ASM2987363v1, whole genome shotgun sequence contains these coding sequences:
- the LOC131156410 gene encoding pentatricopeptide repeat-containing protein At3g25210, mitochondrial, whose translation MGCWLIHLQIHFQNPETAFLQQPCLAACVPLTAYHQKLLMVLSFSRISVRKPNPLSYLLPYRSIFSSLPHLCNNSSNNPSQNPKILTPPPPENSCPPDSHPRTRTPLEKQFETWVEKLKPGFTPADVDEALRAQSDPDLALDIFRWTAQRNGYKHNHVTYLTIIKIAISGRHYKHAETLVDEVIAGACDASVPLYNSVIRFCCGRKFMFNRAFDVYKKMLKSEDCKPSLETYSLLLNSLLRRFNKLNVCYVYLHAVRSLTKQMKVSGVIPDTFALNMIIKAYSKCLEVDEAIKVFREMGLYGCEPNAYTYSYIAKGLCEKGRVSQGLGFYKEMRAKDLVASSSTYMILICSLSMEQWFEDAVEVLFDMLSNSKSPDLLTYKTLLEGLCRVGRGNDAFDLLEESRKRDAFMGEKTYKSLLNGLHFLSRE comes from the coding sequence ATGGGCTGTTGGCTCATTCATCTCCAAATCCACTTTCAAAACCCCGAAACTGCATTCCTGCAGCAGCCTTGTCTCGCTGCCTGTGTACCCCTTACAGCTTACCACCAAAAATTGCTCATGGTGCTCTCCTTCTCACGAATCAGTGTCAGAAAACCAAATCCATTATCTTATCTCCTCCCTTACCGTTCCATATTTTCCTCACTCCCTCATCTCTGCAACAACAGCAGCAACAACCCCTCACAGAACCCTAAAATCCTAACCCCACCTCCACCTGAAAACTCCTGTCCCCCAGATTCTCACCCCAGAACACGAACCCCACTTGAAAAGCAATTCGAGACATGGGTCGAGAAACTCAAGCCTGGATTCACTCCCGCAGACGTCGACGAAGCCTTGCGAGCTCAATCGGACCCCGATCTCGCCCTTGACATCTTCCGGTGGACGGCACAGCGTAACGGGTACAAGCATAACCATGTCACCTACCTCACTATCATCAAAATCGCCATTTCAGGTAGGCACTATAAGCACGCTGAAACCCTAGTTGACGAAGTCATTGCCGGGGCTTGCGATGCGAGCGTGCCTCTCTACAATTCGGTAATTCGGTTTTGCTGCGGCCGGAAATTTATGTTCAATCGCGCTTTTGATGTTTATAAGAAAATGTTGAAGTCGGAGGATTGTAAACCGTCACTCGAGACATACTCATTGTTGTTGAATTCCCTTTTGAGGAGGTTTAATAAATTGAATGTGTGTTATGTGTATTTGCACGCAGTAAGGTCATTGACGAAGCAAATGAAAGTTTCCGGCGTGATCCCAGATACTTTTGCTTTGAATATGATCATAAAGGCCTACTCAAAGTGTCTTGAAGTGGATGAAGCAATTAAGGTTTTTCGTGAAATGGGGTTGTATGGATGCGAGCCCAATGCATATACATATAGTTATATTGCAAAGGGGTTGTGCGAGAAGGGGAGGGTAAGCCAGGGTTTGGGGTTCTATAAGGAAATGAGGGCTAAAGATTTGGTGGCCAGTAGTAGCACTTACATGATTTTGATTTGTAGCCTCTCAATGGAGCAATGGTTCGAGGATGCTGTTGAGGTCCTATTTGATATGTTGAGTAATTCAAAGTCTCCAGATTTGCTGACTTACAAGACTCTTTTGGAAGGATTGTGTCGGGTTGGGAGGGGTAATGATGCCTTTGATTTACTTGAAGAATCGAGGAAGAGGGATGCTTTTATGGGTGAGAAGACTTACAAGTCTTTGTTGAATGGATTGCACTTTTTAAGTCGGGAGTAA